One window of the Melanotaenia boesemani isolate fMelBoe1 chromosome 14, fMelBoe1.pri, whole genome shotgun sequence genome contains the following:
- the LOC121653028 gene encoding fibronectin type III domain-containing protein 7-like yields the protein MGAMKWLGIFVLLSICSQVAAQSDIQVSLFSATSKTVILRWTRYPGAASYKISTALKSSPGNPIAFATFGPNTVMGSISVLSQDVPYIFTVEALDASQTTLSSVSLETSAAPDIMDPITTVKPKDSRTLIAEFNMKSGAIYYIIRIMNTDGFFREDTVFSSPAEIEFLSPFTEYSLSIMAANNVGHSQPSTPVTAKTVLPPPELSTSSPTNDSIIVSWASVAHAVQYTVYIFKFGLNIRMKHNTTNTSLTISGLDAGAVYVIKAFAWDPKGREGESSVYVNQTTRPPTPSSVNVSVEMNNDVAGLYVSWQLDQGVQGPIEYHVRSDQSLTCNTTSGFCILSAVGCGEVHTIQVTALNDAGPSHPSTPVVFITFPCPPESLALVKSSEGNCTLTWNTVPYANSYVAFIKKTDGNEEACDNINNNCTFYCNCGYTYLMSVLAFNLAGGSPPGKVLNYTTVPCCPEDVSVSAVSTDTLEIMWTASRGAELYETWAADSSAVILCNDTAPVCALSDLSCDSTYTVVVIPCNEISGCNHACKAHTKDTAPCMPTNLQLNLKNSSSINVSWTVNNRAATYTVSADGDGSRHTCTTSGTSCDITELPCGSTYEFSVIATSTAGQSLPSYSASLETEPCCPVNLAVDQVTQAMTNVSWSHSKGAHSFITSLTSSRGHARCHTQDSHCLMGCITCGTNYTVTMEAFSQSGHMSNCTYQGFSSSACCPSGVRLYMLGNNSLQVYWRSTSSSHSSIAEMVGGISNYTCTAAPGENSCDVSNIQCGDVYRVTVAPLTPDGSKVLFCPQRLFSVICSGSNVGTVIYRRKRSVD from the exons ATGGGTGCTATGAAGTGGTTGGGGATTTTTGTTTTACTCAGCATATGCTCACAG GTTGCAGCCCAGTCAG ATATCCAAGTATCCCTCTTCTCTGCAACATCCAAGACTGTGATTCTCAGATGGACCAGGTACCCTGGAGCTGCTTCATACAAGATCAGCACAGCTCTCAAAAGCTCACCAGGCAACCCAATTGCTTTTGCCACATTTGGTCCGAACACAGTGATGGGCTCCATCAGCGTCCTGTCCCAGGATGTCCCTTATATCTTCACAGTTGAAGCTCTGGATGCTTCCCAAACTACACTGAGCTCTGTATCGCTTGAAACATCAGCAG CCCCTGATATAATGGATCCCATCACAACTGTCAAGCCAAAGGATAGCAGGACCCTGATAGCAGAGTTTAACATGAAATCTGGAGCAATTTATTACATCATACGAATTATGAACACTGATGGCTTCTTCAGAGAAGACACAGTGTTCTCCTCTCCAGCTGAGATTGAGTTTCTCAGCCCATTCACAGAGTACTCACTCAGCATCATGGCTGCTAACAACGTGGGCCACAGCCAGCCATCAACTCCTGTTACTGCAAAGACAG TTCTGCCTCCTCCTGAactctccacctcctctcccaccAACGACAGCATCATTGTGTCCTGGGCCTCTGTTGCTCATGCTGTCCAATACACTGTGTACATATTCAAGTTTGGTCTTAACATTCGAATGAAGCACAACACGACCAACACCAGTCTGACCATCTCTGGCCTGGATGCTGGGGCAGTCTACGTCATCAAGGCTTTTGCATGGGACCCAAAGGGCCGAGAGGGAGAAAGCAGTGTGTACGTCAACCAAACAACAC GACCTCCAACACCATCTTCTGTCAACGTGTCTGTGGAGATGAATAATGATGTGGCTGGGCTCTACGTGTCCTGGCAACTGGACCAGGGGGTTCAAGGACCCATTGAGTATCATGTGAGGAGTGACCAGAGCTTAACCTGTAACACCACTTCTGGCTTCTGCATCCTGTCTGCAGTTGGCTGTGGAGAAGTACACACCATCCAGGTCACCGCCTTAAACGATGCAGGGCCTAGCCACCCCTCCACCCCAGTGGTCTTCATCACCT TCCCCTGCCCACCAGAGTCTCTGGCACTTGTGAAGTCATCAGAAGGAAACTGCACGCTGACATGGAACACAGTGCCCTATGCCAACAGTTACGTGGCCTTCATCAAGAAGACTGATGGCAACGAGGAGGCCTGcgacaacatcaacaacaactgCACCTTCTACTGCAATTGTGGCTACACATATCTGATGTCTGTGTTGGCATTCAACTTGGCTGGTGGGAGTCCTCCAGGAAAAGTACTCAACTACACCACTG TACCCTGTTGTCCAGAGGACGTGTCGGTGTCGGCAGTGAGCACTGACACTCTTGAGATCATGTGGACGGCCTCACGGGGGGCAGAGCTGTATGAGACTTGGGCTGCAGACAGTTCAGCAGTCATTCTCTGTAATGACACAGCACCAGTATGCGCCCTCTCTGATCTAAGTTGTGACAGCACCTACACTGTTGTGGTGATACCCTGCAACGAAATTAGCGGATGCAACCATGCTTGCAAAGCCCACACCAAAGACACAG CTCCCTGCatgccaacaaatctgcagctgaATCTAAAAAACTCCTCCTCCATCAATGTGAGCTGGACTGTAAACAACAGGGCTGCTACTTACACTGTGAGTGCAGATGGAGATGGAAGCAGACACACCTGCACCACCAGTGGAACCAGCTGTGATATCACTGAGCTTCCCTGTGGCTCAACCTATGAATTCAGTGTCATAGCAACAAGCACTGCTGGCCAGAGTTTACCCAGCTACTCTGCCTCACTAGAAACAG AGCCCTGTTGCCCAGTGAATCTAGCAGTAGATCAGGTCACTCAGGCGATGACCAACGTCTCGTGGTCTCACTCGAAAGGGGCGCACTCCTTCATCACCTCTCTGACATCATCACGTGGTCATGCCCGCTGCCATACTCAGGACTCCCACTGCCTGATGGGATGTATCACCTGTGGAACAAACTACACTGTCACTATGGAAGCCTTCAGCCAGAGCGGGCACATGTCTAACTGCACTTATCAGGGCTTCTCATCCA GTGCCTGCTGCCCATCAGGTGTCAGGCTGTACATGCTGGGCAATAACTCCCTGCAGGTTTACTGGCgcagcaccagcagcagccacagctcCATCGCAGAAATGGTGGGAGGCATCAGCAACTACACCTGCACTGCTGCTCCCGGAGAGAACAGCTGTGACGTTAGCAACATCCAGTGTGGAGACGTCTATCGTGTGACGGTGGCCCCGCTCACACCAGATGGCAGCAAAGTGCTGTTCTGCCCTCAAAGACTGTTCTCAG TCATTTGTTCAGGAAGCAACGTTGGAACAG TTATTTACAGAAGGAAGAGAAGTGTCGACTAG